A DNA window from Nycticebus coucang isolate mNycCou1 chromosome 1, mNycCou1.pri, whole genome shotgun sequence contains the following coding sequences:
- the ISL1 gene encoding insulin gene enhancer protein ISL-1: MGDMGDPPKKKRLISLCVGCGNQIHDQYILRVSPDLEWHAACLKCAECNQYLDESCTCFVRDGKTYCKRDYIRLYGIKCAKCSIGFSKNDFVMRARSKVYHIECFRCVACSRQLIPGDEFALREDGLFCRADHDVVERASLGAGDPLSPLHPARPLQMAAEPISARQPALRPHVHKQPEKTTRVRTVLNEKQLHTLRTCYAANPRPDALMKEQLVEMTGLSPRVIRVWFQNKRCKDKKRSIMMKQLQQQQPNDKTNIQGMTGTPMVAASPERHDGGLQANPVEVQSYQPPWKVLSDFALQSDIDQPAFQQLVNFSEGGPGSNSTGSEVASMSSQLPDTPNSMVASPIEA; this comes from the exons ATGGGAGACATGGGAGATCCACCAAAAA aaaaacgTCTGATTTCCCTATGTGTTGGTTGCGGCAATCAAATTCACGATCAGTATATTCTAAGGGTTTCTCCGGATTTGGAATGGCACGCGGCATGTTTGAAATGTGCGGAGTGTAATCAGTATTTGGATGAGAGCTGTACGTGCTTTGTTAGGGATGGGAAAACCTACTGTAAAAGAGATTATATCAG GTTGTACGGGATCAAATGCGCCAAGTGCAGCATCGGCTTCAGCAAGAATGACTTCGTGATGCGCGCCCGCTCCAAGGTGTATCACATCGAGTGCTTCCGATGTGTGGCCTGCAGCCGCCAGCTCATCCCTGGGGACGAGTTTGCGCTGCGAGAGGACGGGCTTTTCTGCCGAGCAGACCACGACGTGGTGGAGAGGGCCAGCCTCGGCGCCGGCGACCCGCTCAGTCCGCTGCATCCGGCGCGACCGCTGCAAATGGCAG CCGAGCCCATCTCCGCCCGGCAGCCGGCCCTGCGGCCGCACGTCCACAAGCAGCCGGAGAAGACCACCCGAGTGCGGACTGTGCTCAACGAGAAGCAGCTGCACACCTTGCGGACCTGCTACGCCGCCAACCCACGGCCCGACGCGCTCATGAAGGAGCAACTGGTGGAGATGACGGGCCTCAGCCCTCGTGTCATCCGAGTCTGGTTTCAAAACAAGCGGTGCAAGGATAAGAAACGAAGCATCATGATGAAACAGCTCCAACAGCAGCAGCCCAATGACAAAACC AATATCCAGGGGATGACAGGAACTCCTATGGTGGCTGCCAGTCCAGAGAGACACGATGGTGGCTTACAGGCTAACCCAGTGGAGGTACAAAGTTACCAGCCGCCTTGGAAGGTACTGAGCGACTTCGCTTTGCAAAGTGACATAGATCAGCCTGCTTTTCAGCAACTG GTCAATTTTTCAGAAGGAGGACCAGGCTCTAATTCTACTGGCAGTGAAGTAGCATCGATGTCCTCTCAACTCCCAGATACACCTAACAGCATGGTAGCCAGTCCTATTGAGGCATGA